A stretch of Exiguobacterium sp. BMC-KP DNA encodes these proteins:
- the sufB gene encoding Fe-S cluster assembly protein SufB has translation MAKNMPEIGDYKYGFHDRDISIFRSGRGLTTEVVETISKMKEEPQWMLDFRLKSLKIFNEQAMPAWGGDLSELNFDDITYYVKPSERAEKSWDEVPEEIKRTFDKLGIPEAEQKYLAGVSAQYESEVVYHNMKEDLEDIGVVFKDTDTALKENEDIFREYFGKLIPPTDNKFAALNTAVWSGGSFIYVPKGVKVDTPLQAYFRINSENMGQFERTLIIVDEEASVHYVEGCTAPVYTTNSLHSAVVEIFINKNAYCRYTTIQNWANNVYNLVTKRAICEAGATMEWVDGNIGSKLTMKYPAVILKGEGSRGMTLSIAIAGKGQHQDAGAKMIHLAPNTSSTIVSKSISKHGGKVTYRGIVHFGRKATGARSNIECDTLIMDNQSTSDTIPYNEILNDNISLEHEAKVSKVSEEQLFYLMSRGISQEEATEMIVMGFIEPFTKELPMEYAVEMNRLIKFEMEGSIG, from the coding sequence ATGGCAAAGAACATGCCGGAAATTGGCGATTATAAATATGGTTTCCACGATCGCGACATCTCGATCTTCCGTTCTGGACGCGGCTTGACGACTGAAGTCGTCGAAACGATCTCGAAAATGAAGGAAGAACCACAATGGATGCTTGATTTCCGTTTGAAATCACTCAAGATTTTCAACGAACAAGCGATGCCGGCGTGGGGTGGCGATCTCTCAGAATTGAACTTCGACGACATCACGTACTATGTCAAGCCGTCTGAACGTGCAGAGAAATCGTGGGATGAAGTACCAGAAGAAATCAAACGTACGTTTGATAAGCTCGGTATCCCTGAAGCAGAGCAAAAATACTTGGCAGGTGTCTCGGCTCAGTACGAGTCAGAGGTCGTCTACCACAACATGAAGGAAGACCTCGAAGATATCGGTGTCGTCTTCAAAGATACAGATACAGCGTTAAAAGAAAACGAAGATATTTTCCGTGAATACTTCGGAAAATTGATTCCGCCAACAGACAACAAGTTCGCAGCATTGAACACAGCGGTCTGGTCAGGTGGATCGTTCATCTACGTACCAAAAGGTGTTAAAGTCGACACGCCGCTTCAAGCCTACTTCCGAATCAACTCGGAAAACATGGGTCAATTCGAGCGGACATTGATCATCGTTGACGAAGAAGCATCTGTTCACTACGTCGAAGGATGTACAGCACCGGTCTACACGACGAACTCGCTTCACTCAGCGGTCGTTGAGATCTTCATCAACAAAAATGCCTACTGCCGTTACACGACGATCCAAAACTGGGCGAACAACGTCTACAACCTCGTTACGAAGCGTGCGATCTGTGAAGCTGGCGCAACGATGGAATGGGTCGATGGTAACATCGGTTCGAAACTGACGATGAAATACCCAGCCGTCATCCTCAAAGGTGAAGGTTCACGTGGTATGACATTGTCGATTGCAATCGCTGGTAAAGGTCAACACCAAGATGCAGGTGCGAAAATGATTCACTTAGCACCGAACACGTCGTCGACGATCGTCTCGAAGTCGATCTCAAAACACGGTGGTAAAGTCACGTACCGTGGTATCGTTCACTTTGGACGTAAAGCGACAGGTGCACGTTCGAACATCGAATGTGACACGCTCATCATGGATAACCAATCGACGTCGGATACGATTCCGTACAACGAAATCCTCAACGATAACATTTCGCTCGAGCACGAAGCGAAAGTCTCGAAGGTCTCGGAAGAGCAATTGTTCTACCTCATGAGCCGCGGGATTTCACAAGAGGAAGCAACGGAAATGATCGTCATGGGCTTCATCGAGCCATTCACAAAAGAACTTCCAATGGAATATGCGGTCGAAATGAACCGTCTCATCAAGTTCGAGATGGAAGGTTCAATCGGATAA
- the sufU gene encoding Fe-S cluster assembly sulfur transfer protein SufU, with amino-acid sequence MDFNNLDHLYRQVIMDHYKTPRNRGAIEGGVTIDMNNPTCGDTIRLQLAIEDDVVRDAKFDGEGCSISMASASMMTQLVKGKTIEEALRLADIFSDMVQGKDYDDESFDLGDVEALSGVTKFPARIKCATLAWKALERGVEEGK; translated from the coding sequence ATGGATTTTAACAATCTCGATCACTTGTATCGTCAAGTGATCATGGATCACTATAAAACTCCCCGAAATCGCGGTGCGATCGAGGGGGGCGTCACGATCGACATGAACAATCCGACGTGCGGCGATACGATTCGTCTCCAGCTCGCGATTGAAGACGATGTCGTCCGTGATGCAAAATTTGACGGGGAGGGCTGTTCTATCAGCATGGCGTCTGCTTCAATGATGACGCAACTCGTCAAAGGGAAAACTATCGAAGAAGCCTTACGACTCGCGGATATCTTTTCGGACATGGTCCAAGGAAAAGACTATGACGACGAATCGTTCGACCTCGGGGACGTCGAGGCACTCTCGGGTGTCACGAAATTCCCGGCACGGATCAAATGTGCGACACTTGCCTGGAAGGCGCTCGAACGCGGCGTAGAAGAAGGGAAGTAA
- a CDS encoding DUF72 domain-containing protein, whose product MIYIGVTGWGDHDSLYLTPQDRKEKLAAYAGHFPAVEVDSTFYAIQPERNYEKWVSETPDGFRFIVKVHRAMSGHDRENKDPLGPIFEQYIASIEPMRKSGKIAAILVQLPPWFDVSKLHLEYLQTIRKSLAGLPVAIEFRNPSWYSEIYRERTLRFLKEHQFIHTICDEPQTEDGSVPFVPVVTQETAFIRLHGRNKAGWLKKPSQSSDDWRKVRCLYRYSEEELQELASHVRDVAAQAKDVYVFFNNNSAGDAAPNAKRLIEILDLDYELAPRQISLF is encoded by the coding sequence ATGATATATATCGGTGTCACAGGCTGGGGAGATCATGATAGTCTCTACTTGACCCCGCAGGACCGAAAGGAAAAATTAGCGGCCTATGCCGGGCATTTTCCAGCAGTCGAGGTCGACTCGACGTTCTATGCGATTCAACCAGAACGAAACTACGAGAAATGGGTATCTGAGACACCGGACGGGTTCCGCTTCATCGTCAAGGTTCACCGGGCGATGAGTGGGCACGACCGAGAAAACAAAGATCCGCTCGGACCGATTTTTGAACAATATATCGCGTCAATCGAACCGATGCGAAAGAGTGGAAAAATTGCGGCAATCCTTGTCCAACTTCCACCATGGTTCGATGTCAGTAAATTGCACTTGGAATACTTGCAAACGATCCGAAAATCACTTGCCGGACTGCCGGTCGCGATCGAATTCCGAAATCCATCGTGGTACTCGGAAATATACCGTGAGCGGACGCTCCGTTTTCTGAAGGAACATCAGTTCATTCATACGATTTGTGACGAACCGCAGACCGAAGATGGTTCCGTCCCATTCGTACCAGTCGTGACGCAAGAGACGGCATTCATACGATTACATGGACGAAACAAGGCCGGTTGGTTAAAGAAACCGAGTCAAAGTAGTGACGATTGGCGAAAAGTCCGCTGTCTCTATCGTTACTCAGAAGAAGAGCTACAAGAACTTGCAAGTCACGTCCGCGACGTTGCAGCGCAAGCAAAGGATGTCTATGTCTTTTTCAATAACAACTCAGCAGGAGATGCTGCCCCGAATGCGAAACGACTAATCGAGATACTTGATCTCGACTATGAACTCGCACCGCGACAAATCTCTTTGTTTTAA
- a CDS encoding cysteine desulfurase, with product MGIDASIRNQFPILDQQVNDRKLVYLDSAASSQKPLVVINAIDDYYKTIHSNVHRGVHTLGTRATDAYEGARENVRRFIQAQHHEEIIFTRGTTTAINIVASSYGMEHVEEGDEIVVTYLEHHANLIPWQQVAKRKKAKLKYVDLTTDGRVTVEAVEAQLSDRTKIVAMAHVSNVLGTINPIKEVARLAHARGAVMVVDAAQSAPHQRINVTDLDCDFLAFSAHKMCGPTGVGVLYGKKALLNAMEPVEFGGEMIDYVGLEESTFKPSPYRFEAGTPIIAGAVGLSAAIDFLEEIGLENVEAHERELAQYAMAQMRDIDGLTIYGPEERVGLVTFNLGDVHAHDVATVLDMQGIAVRAGHHCAQPLMRWLGASSTARASFYLYNTKEEVDALVTGLRQTKEYFSHGF from the coding sequence ATGGGAATCGATGCATCCATCCGCAATCAGTTTCCGATCCTCGACCAACAGGTCAACGACCGGAAACTCGTCTATCTCGATAGTGCGGCCTCGTCGCAGAAGCCGCTCGTCGTCATCAATGCGATTGACGACTACTATAAGACGATTCATTCGAATGTGCACCGTGGCGTCCATACGCTCGGAACACGAGCGACGGATGCGTACGAAGGTGCGCGTGAGAACGTTCGTCGTTTCATCCAGGCGCAACACCATGAAGAAATTATCTTTACCCGCGGCACGACGACAGCGATTAATATCGTCGCGTCAAGCTACGGGATGGAGCATGTCGAAGAAGGCGACGAAATCGTCGTCACGTACCTCGAACACCATGCAAATCTCATTCCGTGGCAACAAGTCGCTAAACGCAAAAAAGCGAAGTTGAAATACGTTGATTTGACAACGGATGGTCGCGTGACGGTCGAAGCGGTCGAAGCACAACTGTCCGACCGGACGAAGATCGTCGCGATGGCACATGTTTCGAACGTCCTCGGTACGATCAATCCGATCAAAGAAGTCGCGCGTCTTGCGCATGCTCGAGGTGCCGTCATGGTCGTCGATGCCGCGCAAAGTGCACCGCATCAACGAATTAATGTCACGGATCTCGATTGTGATTTCCTCGCCTTCTCTGCACACAAGATGTGTGGTCCAACAGGCGTTGGTGTCCTTTACGGGAAAAAGGCATTACTCAATGCGATGGAACCGGTTGAGTTCGGTGGCGAGATGATTGATTACGTCGGTCTTGAAGAATCGACGTTCAAACCATCGCCATACCGTTTCGAAGCGGGTACACCAATCATCGCGGGTGCTGTTGGTTTATCAGCAGCAATCGATTTCTTAGAAGAGATTGGTCTTGAAAACGTCGAAGCACACGAACGTGAACTCGCGCAGTACGCGATGGCACAAATGCGTGACATCGACGGACTAACGATTTACGGTCCGGAAGAACGCGTTGGGCTCGTCACGTTCAATCTCGGTGATGTCCATGCACATGACGTCGCAACCGTCCTTGATATGCAAGGAATCGCGGTTCGTGCCGGTCACCATTGTGCACAGCCATTGATGCGTTGGCTCGGGGCGAGCTCGACGGCTCGCGCTAGCTTCTATCTGTATAACACGAAAGAAGAGGTTGACGCACTCGTGACAGGACTTCGCCAAACGAAGGAGTATTTCAGTCATGGATTTTAA
- the lipA gene encoding lipoyl synthase, with amino-acid sequence MGRGEIQRKPEWLKIKLNTNETYTELKSMMREKKLHTVCEEAKCPNIHECWAVRRTATFMILGSICTRACRFCAVTTGRPNELDLEEPKRVAESVRLMNLKHAVITAVARDDLNDFGAGVYAETVREVRRMNPETSIEVLPSDMGGNFEALKTLIDAQPDIMNHNIETVRRLTPTVRAKATYDRTLEFLRRSKELAPEIPTKSSLMLGLGETWEEILETMDDLRANNVDIMTIGQYLQPTKKHLDVIKYYTPQEFAELKQIALGKGFSHCEAGPLVRSSYHADEQVNAAKKNKTALPID; translated from the coding sequence ATGGGACGCGGAGAAATCCAACGTAAACCGGAATGGTTAAAAATCAAGCTGAATACGAATGAGACCTACACAGAATTAAAGAGTATGATGCGCGAGAAAAAGCTACATACTGTCTGTGAGGAAGCAAAGTGTCCGAATATCCACGAGTGTTGGGCAGTACGCCGGACGGCGACGTTCATGATTCTTGGAAGTATCTGTACACGTGCGTGCCGTTTTTGCGCCGTGACGACAGGACGTCCGAACGAACTCGATCTCGAAGAACCAAAACGGGTTGCAGAATCCGTTCGTTTGATGAATTTGAAGCATGCGGTCATCACAGCGGTTGCTCGCGATGATCTAAATGATTTCGGAGCAGGCGTTTATGCTGAGACGGTTCGTGAAGTTCGTCGGATGAACCCGGAGACTTCAATCGAAGTCTTACCTTCAGACATGGGTGGGAACTTCGAAGCTCTGAAAACCTTGATTGACGCACAACCAGACATCATGAACCATAACATCGAGACGGTCCGCCGTCTGACACCGACCGTCCGTGCAAAAGCCACATACGACCGGACACTTGAATTCCTTCGTCGTTCGAAGGAGCTCGCACCTGAAATTCCAACGAAGTCGAGCTTGATGCTTGGTCTTGGTGAGACATGGGAAGAGATTCTCGAAACGATGGATGATCTTCGCGCAAACAACGTCGATATCATGACGATCGGTCAGTATCTCCAACCGACGAAAAAGCACCTCGACGTCATCAAGTACTATACGCCACAAGAGTTCGCTGAATTGAAACAGATCGCGCTTGGTAAAGGTTTCTCACACTGTGAAGCTGGTCCACTCGTTCGTTCATCGTATCATGCAGATGAGCAAGTCAACGCAGCGAAAAAGAATAAAACAGCACTTCCGATCGACTAA
- a CDS encoding general stress protein: MRIVGIYSSVPEVVSAVHDLRVAGVVSTDLKVLAHDKYDLEQIEELADLNNQQTSTRLSQEDHRNLWQEIKSIFKKDDATSHGDVIRGSGLTKEDVDRANHAVESGQFVLLVGDEADQHSERRAHDESDNTNVFSGPNTLNERNDRLL; this comes from the coding sequence ATGCGAATCGTTGGAATTTACTCATCCGTACCAGAAGTCGTCAGTGCCGTGCACGATCTCCGTGTTGCCGGGGTCGTATCGACTGATTTAAAAGTATTAGCGCACGACAAATACGATCTCGAACAAATCGAGGAATTAGCGGATCTAAACAATCAACAGACATCAACGCGTCTGTCGCAGGAAGATCATCGTAATTTGTGGCAGGAAATTAAGAGCATCTTCAAAAAGGATGATGCGACCTCTCATGGAGACGTCATTCGAGGAAGTGGCTTAACGAAAGAAGACGTCGATCGCGCGAACCATGCGGTCGAAAGTGGTCAGTTCGTGTTACTCGTCGGTGATGAAGCGGATCAGCATTCGGAACGCCGTGCCCATGACGAGTCAGACAATACGAATGTCTTCAGCGGACCAAACACACTAAATGAACGAAACGATCGTCTCTTATAA
- the sufD gene encoding Fe-S cluster assembly protein SufD produces MTVELNLAVNREAVAERATRLGEPSWMVAKRQDALDLAPTLALPKVEKIKIEGWNFTEGTTELETVTGLSSDIEALIGENRDHMLVTRNGQLVHAQNSEAANGVIFTTLEDALKQHPELVEKYFMTEGVQVNEDRLAALNAALRNGGTFLYVPKGVKLSVPMQAIYTLEQSGAALYHHAIIVADADSELTYIENFVSYGDEAHNVNVVTEVFVEDNAKVLFGGVDTLSKGAITYMNRRGVVKQGAKLEWALGHMNDGHTVTETKTHLVGNDSFSDTKAVTVGRGEQKQNFNVRTDHFGKGSEGFILIHGVQKDAATSIFNGTSMIHHGASKSNGVQTERVLMLSEKARGDANPILLIDEDDVMAGHAASVGRVDELQLYYLMSRGLSRKEAERLVVHGFLQPVVSELAIDSVKERLVQVIEGKVN; encoded by the coding sequence ATGACTGTAGAACTGAATCTTGCAGTAAATCGCGAGGCAGTGGCAGAACGTGCGACTCGCTTAGGGGAACCATCTTGGATGGTCGCAAAGCGTCAAGACGCGCTTGATCTTGCCCCAACGCTCGCATTGCCAAAAGTAGAAAAAATCAAGATCGAAGGCTGGAACTTCACAGAAGGTACGACGGAACTTGAAACCGTCACTGGTCTTTCTTCAGATATCGAAGCATTGATCGGCGAAAACCGTGATCACATGCTCGTCACGCGTAACGGACAACTCGTCCACGCGCAAAACAGTGAAGCGGCGAACGGCGTCATCTTCACGACGCTCGAAGACGCATTAAAACAACACCCGGAACTCGTCGAGAAGTACTTCATGACGGAAGGCGTTCAAGTCAACGAAGATCGTCTTGCGGCATTAAACGCAGCACTTCGTAACGGCGGTACGTTCCTTTATGTACCAAAAGGCGTCAAGCTTTCTGTACCGATGCAAGCAATCTACACGCTTGAGCAATCAGGCGCTGCACTTTACCACCATGCAATCATCGTTGCAGACGCTGATAGCGAATTGACGTATATCGAAAACTTCGTCTCTTACGGTGACGAAGCGCACAACGTCAACGTCGTCACAGAAGTATTCGTCGAAGACAACGCAAAAGTTCTCTTCGGTGGTGTAGATACACTATCTAAGGGTGCCATCACGTATATGAACCGTCGTGGTGTCGTCAAACAAGGCGCGAAGCTCGAATGGGCACTCGGTCACATGAATGACGGTCACACGGTCACAGAAACAAAAACACACCTCGTCGGAAACGATTCGTTCTCAGATACGAAAGCCGTTACGGTCGGTCGTGGAGAGCAAAAACAAAACTTCAACGTCCGTACGGACCATTTCGGTAAAGGATCAGAAGGTTTCATCTTGATCCACGGTGTCCAAAAAGACGCAGCAACATCGATCTTCAACGGAACGTCGATGATCCATCACGGCGCTTCAAAATCAAACGGCGTTCAAACGGAACGTGTCCTCATGTTGTCTGAAAAGGCACGTGGTGATGCAAACCCAATCCTCTTGATCGATGAGGATGATGTTATGGCAGGACACGCGGCATCTGTCGGTCGTGTCGATGAATTACAACTCTACTACTTGATGAGCCGTGGCCTTTCACGGAAGGAAGCAGAACGCCTCGTCGTTCACGGTTTCCTCCAGCCAGTCGTCTCGGAACTTGCGATTGACTCGGTGAAAGAACGTCTCGTTCAAGTCATCGAAGGGAAAGTAAACTAA
- a CDS encoding YutD family protein — translation MIQVNRERYEVVEEKREGFNEEAFIGRFSDVLEKYDYIVGDWGHGQLRLRGFYEDQHEKATFDTKISHVADYLYEYCNFGCAYFIVKKVGLVEGEEAPPRFDGSSSNTLKLKRKFAPAPDKVEGE, via the coding sequence ATGATACAAGTCAATCGGGAACGTTATGAGGTCGTCGAAGAGAAACGGGAAGGCTTTAATGAGGAAGCCTTCATCGGTCGTTTCAGCGATGTCCTTGAGAAATATGATTATATCGTGGGCGACTGGGGGCACGGTCAATTACGACTACGTGGCTTCTATGAGGATCAACACGAGAAAGCGACATTCGATACGAAGATTTCGCATGTGGCCGATTATCTCTACGAATACTGTAACTTCGGATGTGCCTATTTCATCGTCAAGAAGGTCGGATTGGTAGAAGGAGAAGAAGCACCACCTCGCTTCGACGGTTCTTCATCCAATACGTTGAAGTTGAAACGGAAGTTCGCACCTGCACCAGACAAGGTGGAAGGCGAGTAA
- a CDS encoding bifunctional metallophosphatase/5'-nucleotidase yields MKLHIIHYNDLHSHFDMWPRYMSFVKEHRTYDSLVFDLGDHADRVDPATEATKGKINTHLLNALMPTAVTIGNNEGITFPHDWLADLYTEADFPVLVSNLEASFAKQGVIHELPTGKVGVFGLTAPYIELYGLLGWTIEEPFEVAAREIERLRQEVDVLICLSHLGFYQDEELAMRFPELDLIIGAHTHHVLDDGVVKNGVLITQAGKHGQYAGEIYMNTDTGEKEAVLHSLHDYVEDEATAKLLDREQYLAEQQMKEPIGETAGLANDWFSESPFSQLLVETMRDWCEADIACVPAGILLGSLPPGPVSAFDLHRLCPHPINPCKVTMTGVEVQTFLDEVNTDQFEHLKVRGLGFRGKLMGRMHYAGLADHQPLEPTRDYSVALPDMFTFGPLFPAIKEMPKEYFMPELLRDLLFERLSEKSEYNELHVRKP; encoded by the coding sequence ATGAAGTTACACATCATTCACTATAATGATTTGCACTCACACTTCGACATGTGGCCTCGCTACATGTCCTTCGTCAAGGAACACCGGACGTATGATTCGCTCGTTTTTGATCTCGGCGATCATGCGGACCGTGTGGATCCAGCGACGGAAGCGACAAAAGGAAAAATCAATACGCATCTGTTGAATGCGTTGATGCCAACTGCAGTGACGATTGGGAACAATGAAGGTATTACGTTTCCGCACGACTGGTTAGCGGATCTCTATACGGAAGCAGACTTTCCGGTCCTCGTCTCGAATTTAGAGGCATCGTTTGCGAAGCAAGGTGTTATTCACGAATTACCGACCGGAAAAGTTGGTGTCTTTGGTCTGACGGCGCCTTATATCGAGCTATATGGTTTGCTTGGTTGGACGATCGAAGAACCGTTTGAGGTTGCAGCACGCGAAATCGAGCGGTTGCGTCAAGAGGTCGACGTCTTGATTTGCTTAAGTCACCTTGGTTTCTATCAAGACGAAGAACTCGCGATGCGTTTTCCAGAGCTTGATTTAATCATCGGAGCGCATACACATCATGTCCTCGATGACGGTGTCGTCAAGAACGGTGTCTTAATCACGCAAGCCGGAAAACACGGTCAATATGCGGGTGAGATTTATATGAACACAGATACGGGTGAGAAAGAAGCAGTGCTTCATTCCCTACACGATTACGTCGAGGATGAGGCAACAGCGAAATTACTCGATCGAGAACAATATCTGGCAGAACAACAGATGAAGGAACCGATTGGCGAGACAGCGGGTCTAGCCAATGATTGGTTCAGTGAGTCGCCGTTTTCGCAGTTGCTCGTCGAGACGATGCGCGACTGGTGTGAGGCAGATATCGCTTGTGTACCAGCCGGTATTCTTCTCGGGTCGCTTCCACCAGGTCCCGTCTCTGCCTTTGATTTACATCGACTCTGTCCACACCCGATCAATCCTTGTAAAGTGACGATGACGGGAGTGGAAGTACAAACATTCCTCGATGAAGTCAACACAGATCAGTTCGAGCACTTAAAGGTTCGTGGTCTTGGTTTCCGAGGAAAGTTGATGGGGCGGATGCACTATGCTGGTTTGGCAGATCATCAACCGCTTGAGCCAACTCGCGATTATTCTGTCGCCTTGCCGGATATGTTTACGTTCGGTCCATTATTCCCAGCAATCAAAGAGATGCCAAAAGAATATTTCATGCCTGAATTGTTGCGTGATTTGTTATTTGAACGCTTATCGGAGAAGTCGGAATATAATGAATTGCATGTTCGCAAACCCTGA
- a CDS encoding dihydrofolate reductase family protein, with protein MRDIVYSFQVSLDGYIEDASGSIAFASPDEALHQYFNDYEKTFDTHVYGRRLYEMMQYWETADQEDEPIIVEYAKTWQKLDKIVFSRTLESVSGNARLATQSLVEELQALKALPGKQIAIGGATLAAEAVKLGLVDRYHVVIYPVLLGNGRKMFSVFDQPQQLRIIKTERFESGCIILEYERLN; from the coding sequence ATGCGTGACATCGTCTATTCCTTTCAAGTCTCACTTGACGGTTATATCGAGGACGCCTCAGGCAGTATCGCTTTTGCCTCGCCGGATGAAGCGTTACACCAGTATTTCAACGATTATGAGAAAACGTTCGATACCCATGTCTATGGACGGCGTTTGTATGAAATGATGCAGTACTGGGAGACGGCGGATCAAGAAGACGAGCCGATCATTGTTGAGTATGCAAAAACGTGGCAAAAACTCGATAAGATTGTCTTCTCGCGTACGCTTGAATCCGTTTCAGGAAATGCGCGTCTTGCGACTCAGTCGCTTGTAGAGGAACTCCAAGCTCTAAAAGCCTTACCTGGTAAACAGATTGCGATTGGAGGAGCGACACTTGCTGCTGAAGCAGTTAAGTTAGGACTCGTCGATCGCTATCATGTCGTGATTTATCCCGTGCTCCTCGGTAACGGTCGAAAAATGTTTTCTGTTTTTGATCAGCCTCAACAATTAAGAATAATCAAAACAGAGCGCTTCGAATCAGGATGTATCATACTTGAATATGAACGTTTAAATTGA
- the sufC gene encoding Fe-S cluster assembly ATPase SufC, whose amino-acid sequence MKASHLKIEDLHVAIDGKEILKGVNLEIKGGEIHAVMGPNGTGKSTLASALMGHPSYEVTSGSVTLDGEDVLDMEVDERAQAGMFLAMQYPSEISGVTNSDFLRSAINSRREEGDEISLMKFIRELDSQMGLLEMPSEMAHRYLNEGFSGGEKKRNEILQMMMLKPAIAILDEIDSGLDIDALKVVAKGVNEMRSPEFGCLIITHYQRLLNYIEPDFIHIMMGGKIVMSGGKELAHRLEAEGYDWVKKELGIEDVEIETKA is encoded by the coding sequence ATGAAGGCTTCACACTTGAAGATTGAAGATCTACACGTCGCGATCGACGGCAAGGAAATCTTGAAAGGCGTCAACTTGGAAATCAAAGGCGGGGAAATCCACGCGGTCATGGGACCAAACGGGACAGGTAAATCAACACTCGCATCAGCATTGATGGGTCACCCATCGTACGAAGTAACATCTGGTTCAGTCACACTCGACGGCGAAGACGTCCTCGACATGGAAGTCGATGAGCGCGCACAAGCAGGTATGTTCCTCGCAATGCAGTACCCAAGCGAAATCAGTGGTGTTACGAACTCAGACTTCCTTCGTTCAGCGATCAACTCGCGTCGTGAAGAAGGCGATGAAATCTCACTCATGAAGTTCATCCGTGAGCTTGATTCACAAATGGGTCTTCTCGAGATGCCTTCAGAAATGGCACACCGTTACCTCAACGAAGGTTTCTCTGGTGGAGAAAAGAAACGTAACGAAATTCTTCAAATGATGATGCTCAAACCAGCGATCGCAATTCTTGATGAAATCGATTCAGGTCTTGATATCGATGCACTTAAAGTCGTTGCAAAAGGTGTCAACGAAATGCGTTCACCTGAATTCGGCTGCTTGATCATCACGCACTACCAACGTCTCTTGAACTATATCGAGCCAGACTTCATCCACATCATGATGGGCGGAAAAATCGTCATGTCTGGTGGTAAAGAACTCGCACACCGTCTCGAAGCAGAAGGTTATGACTGGGTTAAAAAAGAACTCGGCATCGAAGACGTCGAAATCGAAACAAAAGCGTAA
- a CDS encoding DUF3055 domain-containing protein has product MMEERDFLYDDVEQTKTRFVSWIGEASRFDLAITHSEHFYGKVLVLNLLSNRYAIIGADDFDEPGYIATAFDVEDDAATELEMYLRAYIGL; this is encoded by the coding sequence ATGATGGAAGAACGTGATTTTTTATATGATGATGTCGAACAAACGAAGACACGCTTCGTCAGTTGGATTGGCGAAGCAAGTCGTTTTGATCTCGCCATCACGCATTCGGAACATTTTTACGGTAAGGTTCTTGTTTTGAATCTCTTATCGAATCGTTATGCAATCATCGGCGCTGATGATTTCGATGAACCCGGCTATATCGCAACGGCGTTTGACGTCGAAGACGATGCGGCAACGGAACTCGAGATGTATCTGCGCGCTTATATCGGTCTATGA